A part of Cryptococcus tetragattii IND107 chromosome 3, whole genome shotgun sequence genomic DNA contains:
- a CDS encoding Grx4 family monothiol glutaredoxin has protein sequence MSANNLVQIDSPEHFKDLLSADLNRVSCLNFWAPWAEPCVAFNSAVEKEAGQFPSVLFLNIEAEQLADISESFDIEAVPSFLLLRGHTLLARHSGADASLLHSLLTQHASPSAPLSTSSAQPQAPAAAQRPRTEAEIVARCHELMNKHKVVLFMKGNPTAPKCGFSRQTVGLLREQGVEFAWFDIFSDEDVRQGLKKVNDWPTFPQIIVNGELVGGLDILREMIEKGEWQELMDSIEEGKAE, from the exons ATGTCCGCAAACAATCTCGTCCAAATCGATTCCCCAGAGCACTTCAAGGATCTTCTCTCTGCAGATCTCAACAGAGTTTCCTGCCTCAATTTCTGGGCACCTTGGGCAGAGCCATGTGTCGCTTTCAACAGCGCtgttgaaaaagaagcggGCCAATTTCCTTCAGTTCTCTTCTTAAAC ATCGAAGCTGAACAATTGGCCGACATCTCCGAATCATTCGACATTGAAGCCgtcccctctttccttcttcttcgt GGCCACACCCTCTTGGCCCGCCACTCTGGCGCCGACgcttccctccttcactctctcctcacccaACATGCTTCCCCCTCCGCTCCCCTCTCTACCTCATCCGCCCAACCCCAAGCTCCTGCCGCCGCCCAGCGTCCTCGGACAGAAGCAGAGATCGTTGCCCGTTGTCACGAACTGATGAACAAGCACAAAGTTGTGTTGTTCATGAAGGGAAACCCTACAGCCCCCAAGTGTGGGTTCTCAAGGCAGACTGTGGGGCTGTTGAGGGAGCAAGGAGTGGAATTTGCTTGGTTTGATATCTTTAGTGACGAGGATGTAAGGCaaggcttgaagaaggttaATGACTGGCCTA CATTCCCGCAAATCATTGTGAATGGCGAATTGGTAGGCGGTCTTGATATTTTGCGGGAGATGAtagagaaaggagaatggcAAGAATTGATGGATTCTATCGAAGAGGGCAAGGCGGAGTAA
- a CDS encoding RNA exonuclease 4, with amino-acid sequence MDNKKASGQTAASSNWLQLQSTLSTITKGKTLSNPKASKSQNSQNSSSRLGSSSRIKRKSMHSQGIGQYMGRVEVASTANMTVSERLPSPSISQLRKGKVSSTEPCILLEASSDSPLLHELRHMVLGNHVLSENQTEPGQYLAIDCEMVGVGPNGMENTLARVSIVNYHGAVILDTFVQPREPVTDYRTWISGVKQSDLLGAPQFEEVHKQVADLLHDKILVGHAIDNDLKVLMLTHPGPLTRDTQKHKPLQEIAKNKRPGLKKLSELLLGVQIQIGAHSSIVDARVTMALYRLHKKEWERSVWRQTEAYRSTSSINKPKDVLGKRGYDEKEAENGEDAGLESKGKNKKKRGTGGSRQQFPGGGRKGISSGLDVIVRRNGKRVDENGRGDGSSHRKAGRGGMSTFTGGESWWQLPAA; translated from the exons ATGGACAAT AAGAAAGCATCAGGACAAACCGCCGCAAGCTCTAACTGGCTTCAGCTGCAAAGT ACCTTgtccaccatcaccaagGGCAAAACTTTGTCTAATCCCAAAGCCTCCAAATCGCAGAACTCTCAAAATTCATCGAGCAGACTAGGCAGTTCCTCCAGGATAAAACGCAAGAGTATGCATTCTCAGGGGATCGGACAATACATGGGACGAGTCGAGGTTGCTTCCACGGCCAATATGACTGTATC CGAACGACTGCCATCACCTTCTATAAGCCagttgaggaaagggaaagtcAGCTCCACTGAACCGTGTATCCTTTTAGAGGCGTCTTCTGATTCTCCGTTACTGCATGAGTTGCGACATATGGTTCTAGGCAATCATGTTTTGTCTGAAAATCAAACGGA GCCCGGACAATA CCTCGCCATCGATTGCGAAATGGTTGGTGTCGGACCAAATGGCATGGAAAACACCCTCGCCCGAGTCTCCATTGTCAATTACCACGGCGCGGTCATTCTGGATACATTTGTGCAACCCCGTGAACCCGTTACCGATTACCGTACATGGATCTCTGGAGTCAAACAGTCCGATTTGTTGGGAGCGCCCCAGTTTGAAGAGGTACATAAGCAGGTCGCAGATCTACTGCATGATAAGATCTTGGTTGGGCATGCTATAGATAATGACCTGAAG GTCTTGATGTTAACTCATCCTGGGCCCCTCACTAGAGATACCCAAAAACATAAGCCTCTGCAAGAAATTGCCAAAAATAAGAGACCAGGATTGAAAAAACTGTCAGAATTATTACTTGGGGTCCAGATACAGATAGGAGCTCATAGTTCT ATCGTTGACGCACGAGTGACCATGGCCCTATACCGACTTCATAAAAAGGAATGGGAACGGTCTGTCTGGCGTCAAACAGAGGCATACCGGAGTACTTCTTCTATCAACAAACCCAAGGATGTCCTTGGCAAGCGTGGGTATgacgaaaaagaagctgagaatggagaagatgctggATTGGAaagcaagggcaagaacaagaagaagaggggtaCTGGCGGTAGTCGCCAACAGTTCCCTGGTggtgggaggaaagggatCAGTAGTGGTTTAGATGTTATtgtgaggaggaatggaaaaagggtggatgagaatgggagAGGGGATGGAAGCAGTCACAGGAAGGCCGGCAGGGGGGGAATGTCGACTTTTACTGGAGGTGAGAGCTGGTGGCAGCTGCCAGCGGCATGA
- a CDS encoding transcription factor IWS1, translating into MSSSTFDTVPGQTEEQDFPNEVQAQEHSPVEPTPEVPVEAESDGQDDEEQPEAQVSEQEQEHAAEKERLQGQEDQEQGAELVSQQATAEEPEETRDELYNEVFGNQGSDASDLSDDEDARMDEGDKYVPATLTSAAKIPKFKKSKRDDEDEDEDEDDEDGREERRRKKKKKAERRRQREEEEEEEEAPVLDEATQRRLALEERIDAIGKKPKVVRRKKKGDDDVDIVDSYHDDICARLRDRMIAAADKDEAANKIKMPGTAKLAMLDEVMAVLRNTTLWQSIVDNGVLEAVKRWLEPLPDKSLPSVGIQKAIFEVLPKMDLDTTTLKECRLGPIVLFYTKTKRVTPAINRQADALVQAWSRPIIKRPANYRSRYIESQNEVEQSQGGGSGTGGGYSQSQRGTGERRFKRFDVKKALEENAHRKGARLQIVQDVQYTVAPEPKTQHQAEEMQHVSRIQQDNKKFNRFARQVKTKKH; encoded by the exons atgtcctcttccacctttgACACAGTCCCTGGCCAAACAGAAGAGCAGGATTTTCCCAACGAGGTGCAAGCGCAAGAGCACTCACCGGTTGAACCTACTCCAGAAGTGCCAGTAGAGGCCGAGTCTGACGGCCAggacgacgaggagcaGCCCGAGGCTCAGGTGTCagaacaagaacaagaacatGCCGCAGAGAAAGAGCGACTGCAAGGCCAGGAAGACCAAGAGCAAGGTGCAGAGCTGGTGTCGCAGCAGGCCACCGCCGAGGAGCCGGAGGAAACTCGAGATGAACTTTACAATGAAGTCTTCGGTAACCAAGGCTCTGATGCTTCGGATTTGtcagatgacgaagatgcgAGAATGGACGAAGGGGATAAGTATGTGCCCGCTACTTTGACGAGTGCAGCCAAAATTCCTAAGTTCAAAAAATCtaagagggatgatgaggatgaagatgaggatgaggacgatgaggatggtagggaggagaggagaaggaagaagaagaagaaggcggagaggagaaggcagagagaagaggaagaagaggaagaggaggcacCTGTGCTTGATGAGGCTACTC AGCGACGTCTTgctttggaggagagaatagATGCTATTGGTAAGAAGCCCAAGGTCGTCagacggaagaagaagggtgacgACGATGTTGAT ATTGTGGATTCTTACCATGACGACATTTGCGCTCGTCTTCGAGACCGAATGATCGCTGCGGCGGACAAGGATGAGGCTGCTAACAAGATCAAAATGCCCGGTACAGCGAAGCTGGCCATGTTGGATGAAGTGATGGCTGTGTTGAGAAA CACGACCCTTTGGCAGTCGATCGTTGATAACGGCGTGCTTGAAGCTGTCAAGAGATGGCTTGAGCCTTTGCCAGACAAGAGCTTGCCGAGTGTTGGTATTCAAAAGGCTATCTTTGAAGTTCTTCCGAAG ATGGACCTCGATACAACTACCTTGAAAGAATGCCGTCTCGGTCccatcgtcctcttctacACCAAGACTAAGCGCGTCACACCCGCTATCAACCGACAAGCCGACGCTCTTGTCCAGGCTTGGTCCCGACCGATCATCAAACGACCTGCAAACTACCGATCGCGATACATTGAGAGTCAGAACGAGGTTGAACAGTCACAAGGTGGTGGCAGTGGTACTGGAGGCGGCTACAGTCAGAGCCAACGAGGTacaggagagaggagattcAAGAGGTTCGATGTCAAAAAAGctttggaagagaatgcGCACAGGAAGGGTGCTAGATTGCAGATTGTGCAG GATGTGCAATACACTGTCGCGCCCGAACCCAAGACGCAGCATCAAGCCGAAGAGATGCAACACGTCTCCCGAATCCAGCAAGATAATAAAAAGTTCAACAGGTTTGCAAGGCAAGTCAAAACTAAGAAGCATTAG
- a CDS encoding farnesyl-diphosphate farnesyltransferase, producing the protein MGIINLIVLGATHPMELRAMITFAIWRDTRDITDKVELATTHYDRPTMRKCWDFLDLTSRSFARVIRELEGELARIVCLFYLVLRALDTVEDDMTIPNDVKLPLLRALHTKLYEPGWTFKESKEKDKIVLEEFDAIQTEFSLLDPKYQSVIADICKKMGAGMADFAALATPEQPVAEINSIADYDLYCHYVAGLVGEGLSGLFAASGKERSFIADQLTLSNSMGLLLQKTNIYRDLHEDVIDGRGFWPRAIWSKYGFNSMKELIDPERETEAMWAASEMVLDALRHATDALDYMTLLKCQSVFNFVAIPAVMAIATLERTFMNKKIFKENVKIRKGETLRLIMRATNPRDVSYIFREYARKIHAKVHKDDPNLLKLSIACGKIEQWAEHHYPSFIQIGSGAGNGVQSAIDPTSNDARAALFLRLAKESQEAARKARQEKFMADLRAKGLIKEKSDETDGDEEAKKQYEALQNEQTAPWLMIVGVIVGMLALMAALGGIVVWVILKVYDE; encoded by the exons ATGGGCATAATTAACCTTATCGTGCTGG GTGCCACCCACCCC ATGGAGCTTCGGGCCATGATCACCTTTGCCATTTGGCGCGACACTAGGGATATTACGGACAAGGTCGAGCTGGCGACAACCCATTATGATCGACCAACCATGCGAAAGTGCTGGGATTTTCTCGATTTGACCAGTAGAAGTTTTGCGAGGGTCATCAGggagctggaaggagaacTTGCCAGGATT GTCTGTTTGTTCTATCTTGTGCTGCGTGCACTGGACACCGTCGAAGACGACATGACCATCCCCAACGATGTTaagcttcctcttctccgcgCATTGCACACGAAGCTCTACGAGCCTGGATGGACATTCAAGGAatcaaaggaaaaggacaaaaTTGTCTTGGAGGAATTTGACGCTATCCAAACAGAGTTCTCTTTGCTCGATCCCAA GTACCAATCTGTCATTGCCGACATCTgcaagaagatgggtgCTGGTATGGCTGACTTTGCCGCCCTTGCTACCCCCGAACAACCTGTAGCTGAAATCAACTCCATTGCTGACTACGACCTTTACTGTCACTACGTCGCTGGTCTCGTTGGCGAAGGTCTTTCTGGTTTGTTCGCCGCGTCTGGCAAGGAACGTTCTTTCATTGCCGACCAACTCACCCTTTCCAACTCTATGggtctccttctccagaaGACCAACATCTATCGTGACTTGCACGAGGATGTTATTGACGGCCGAGGCTTTTGGCCTAGGGCTATCTGGTCAAAGTATGGTTTCAACTCTATGAAGGAGTTGATTGACCCTGAAAGGGAGACCGAAGCAATGTGGGCCGCGAGCGAAATGGTACTCGATGCGTTGAGACATGCTACGGATGCTTTGGACTACATGACACTGTTAAAGTGCCAGAGCGTGTTCAACTTTGTGGCAATCCCTGCTGTCATGGCCATTGCGACTTTGGAGAGGACGTTCatgaacaagaagattTTCAAAGAAAATGTGAAGATCAGGAAGGGAGAAACTCTTAGG TTGATTATGCGAGCAACGAATCCTCGTGACGTGTCTTACATTTTCCGAGAATACGCCCGCAAGATTCACGCCAAAGTCCACAAGGACGATCCCAACCTCCTCAAACTGTCCATTGCTTGTGGCAAG ATCGAGCAATGGGCTGAGCACCACTACCCCTCATTCATTCAAATCGGCAGCGGCGCGGGCAATGGCGTCCAATCTGCCATTGACCCCACTTCTAATGATGCGCGTGCAGCCTTATTCTTGCGTCTCGCTAAGGAATCGCAAGAAGCTGCTCGCAAAGCTCGTCAAGAAAAGTTCATGGCCGACCTTCGCGCTAAGGGGCtcatcaaggagaagagcgaCGAAACTGAcggtgatgaagaagccaagaagcAATATGAGGCGCTTCAAAACGAGCAGACTGCACCTTGGCTCATGATTGTTGGTGTCATTGTCGGTATGTTGGCATTGATGGCTGCGCTGGGAGGTATTGTTGTTTGGGTTATTCTGAAAGTGTACGATGAG TAA